From the Polyangia bacterium genome, one window contains:
- a CDS encoding efflux RND transporter periplasmic adaptor subunit, translating into MDKLLGPLVRYLVLVAALAAVGCGKGANGAALEQGTAEKNAGPDAEAPIKVAFAAVGERPMPRFVTLSGTLTPNEESDVAAGASGKVLATFVERGSYVKKGALLAKLDRRTLESAAAEASAQLESSRTQQALAKTDCDRTQNLFEKGAISRVDYDKAHAGCATANWTSAAAAARKASTATALADTDIRAPFSGLVAERTVTAGEFVQPGTKIATLLEVNPLRLELTVPETYVQLIGKNMAVEFRTANDESGPPLRAIVRYVGPAVRRASRDLIIEAVVDNPDRKLRPGLFVVARLDLGERPALVVPAAAIRDEGATKRIYIATDKRLEERLVQVGEAKGGFVTVLSGVNKGERVVASLSPAVHDGARFE; encoded by the coding sequence ATGGATAAACTGCTGGGACCGTTGGTTCGCTATTTGGTGTTGGTGGCCGCGCTGGCGGCGGTTGGTTGCGGGAAGGGAGCCAATGGCGCCGCGCTGGAGCAGGGGACGGCCGAAAAGAACGCCGGTCCCGACGCCGAGGCGCCCATCAAGGTCGCCTTTGCTGCGGTGGGCGAGCGGCCGATGCCGCGCTTTGTGACCCTTTCGGGGACGCTGACGCCCAACGAAGAGTCGGATGTCGCCGCCGGCGCGTCGGGCAAGGTGCTGGCGACGTTCGTTGAGCGCGGCAGTTATGTGAAGAAGGGCGCCTTGCTGGCCAAGCTGGATCGCCGCACGCTGGAGTCGGCGGCGGCCGAAGCGTCGGCCCAGCTGGAATCCAGCCGCACCCAGCAGGCGCTGGCCAAGACGGATTGCGATCGCACGCAAAACTTGTTCGAAAAAGGGGCCATCTCGCGCGTGGACTACGACAAGGCCCACGCCGGTTGCGCGACCGCCAATTGGACGTCGGCGGCCGCCGCTGCCCGCAAGGCTTCGACGGCCACCGCGCTGGCCGACACCGACATCCGCGCGCCCTTCTCCGGTCTGGTCGCCGAGCGAACCGTGACCGCCGGCGAGTTCGTGCAGCCGGGAACCAAGATCGCCACCCTGCTGGAGGTGAATCCGCTGCGGCTGGAGCTGACAGTGCCAGAGACGTACGTGCAATTGATCGGCAAGAACATGGCGGTGGAATTTCGCACCGCCAACGACGAGTCGGGGCCGCCGCTGCGGGCCATCGTTCGTTATGTCGGACCGGCCGTGCGCCGAGCCAGCCGCGATCTGATCATCGAAGCGGTGGTGGACAATCCCGACCGCAAGCTGCGGCCGGGTCTGTTCGTGGTCGCCCGGTTGGATCTCGGCGAGCGTCCGGCTCTGGTTGTTCCCGCCGCCGCCATCCGCGACGAAGGGGCAACCAAACGGATCTACATCGCCACCGACAAGCGCCTGGAAGAACGCCTGGTGCAGGTGGGAGAAGCCAAGGGAGGATTCGTCACCGTCCTTTCGGGCGTCAACAAAGGCGAGCGCGTGGTGGCCAGCCTGAGCCCGGCCGTCCACGACGGCGCGCGTTTCGAGTAA